Proteins from one Mugil cephalus isolate CIBA_MC_2020 chromosome 15, CIBA_Mcephalus_1.1, whole genome shotgun sequence genomic window:
- the bach1b gene encoding transcription regulator protein BACH1b, producing MSLIAMSAPRSSVFTFESSVHSSHVLHSLDEQRRRDMLCDVTVVVEGQSFRAHRSVLASCSEYFTQRISSLTQHGAVITLPPEVTAAGFEPLLKFAYTSKLLFGKHDVLEIRNSASILGFRDFDEACFEFLLPKFLSSSEGSFTEKTCCKKKCNCGTDSDEALLDEKEVKPVADSSSQQEVLWDCNKSVTSKMGSLSGTDTLAPAAEATNGRFMQCPKYRKFQQACGKETCVTDKSLTNQVAADDSKLSCLPCPSYTNSKNETETKFPGNSTSNAVRPGKKEAEEPWKTQTHDLNVKNEMEIGEINMKMEEEMPHTTKTTNYSVMSNVRDVSLEPNTKLGKRSSGLILHQCPQRAASEDLTGSLGQEGFDTDIKEDRKARPLEQVPIHQKAEATVSKRADNPCPKGQKGGQCGSMERVAFSVNNTRERSTMEKEVAEHLAQRLGSDSCFSQLNPQDPEAGSSADAGMVQSTPSEWLAFHSNFSSTRSNFFQDVDQRKCLWKAAGLSECEGASQSGVSSLTSGEDGDSETETEGDSESYTRERARQIQLPFSVDWIVDLSRNDFQQLLKQHEFTREQLEFVHDMRRRSKNRLAAQRCRKRKLDCIYNLQCEINKLKTEREKLIVEKSHLSQLKQKTCRSVSSLCQRVCGEAGLQPEQLQVLAKYTSPDCPLSSILPHIDRLLLQHGMPLQPQVSLVGPDMYTEPEDAPSTSGRDTVTGQRSL from the exons ATGTCCCTGATTGCCATGTCCGCCCCCCGGTcgtctgtgtttacatttgagTCTTCAGTGCATTCCTCCCATGTGCTGCACTCCCTGGACGAGCAGCGTCGCCGGGACATGTTGTGCGACGTTACCGTGGTGGTGGAGGGTCAGAGTTTCAGAGCCCACCGCTCTGTGCTCGCTTCCTGTAGCGAGTACTTCACGCAGAGGATCTCTTCCCTCACACAGCATGGGGCTGTAATCACTCTACCACCAGAG GTGACCGCCGCTGGCTTTGAACCCTTGCTGAAGTTTGCCTACACATCCAAGCTGCTCTTCGGAAAACACGATGTCTTAGAAATCCGAAACTCGGCTTCCATTCTGGGGTTCAGAGACTTCGACGAGGCGTGTTTTGAATTCCTCCTCCCGAAGTTCTTATCCAGCAGCGAGGGCTCTTTTACCGAAAAGACGTGCTGCAAGAAGAAATGCAACTGTGGCACAGATTCCGACGAGGCTTTGTTGGATGAGAAAGAAGTAAAACCAGTTGCTGACTCATCATCTCAGCAGGAAGTGCTTTGGGACTGTAACAAATCTGTGACCAGTAAAATGGGAAGTCTGAGCGGTACAGACACTCTTGCACCTGCAGCCGAGGCGACAAACGGCCGTTTCATGCAGTGTCCAAAGTATCGCAAGTTCCAGCAAGCTTGCGGAAAGGAAACTTGTGTCACAGACAAAAGTCTGACTAATCAAGTGGCGGCGGATGACTCTAAACTCTCCTGCTTGCCATGCCCCAGTTATACAAACAGTAAGAACGAAACTGAGACTAAATTCCCTGGAAATTCAACCTCAAATGCGGTCAGACCGGGGAAAAAAGAGGCTGAGGAGCCTTggaaaactcaaacacatgacCTGAATGTGaagaatgaaatggaaatagGGGAAATCAATATGAAAATGGAGGAAGAGATGCCGCAtaccacaaaaacaaccaacTATTCGGTCATGTCCAATGTCAGGGACGTCTCCTTAGAGCCAAACACCAAACTGGGGAAGAGGTCATCAGGGTTAATATTGCACCAGTGCCCTCAGAGGGCTGCAAGTGAGGACCTCACCGGGTCACTAGGCCAGGAAGGTTTTGACACGGACATTAAAGAAGACAGGAAAGCAAGGCCACTGGAACAAGTCCCCATTCATCAAAAGGCTGAGGCAACTGTGAGCAAAAGGGCAGACAATCCCTGTCcaaaaggacaaaaaggagGACAGTGCGGCAGCATGGAAAGAGTAGCCTTTTCAGTAAATAATACCAGAGAGAGAAGCACAATGGAGAAAGAGGTAGCTGAGCACCTGGCACAGCGGTTGGGGTCAGACTCGTGCTTCTCTCAGCTGAACCCCCAGGACCCCGAGGCGGGAAGCTCTGCTGACGCAGGGATGGTGCAAAGCACACCTTCAGAGTGGCTGGCGTTTCACAGCAACTTCAGCTCCACCCGAAGCAACTTTTTCCAGGATGTGGACCAGAGGAAGTGTTTATGGAAAGCGGCGGGGCTGTCTGAGTGCGAGGGGGCATCTCAGTCGGGTGTATCATCCCTGACTTCAGGGGAGGATGGAGACTCGGAGACGGAAACGGAGGGAGACAGTGAGTCCTACACAAGAGAGAGAGCCAGGCAG ATACAGCTGCCATTCTCTGTGGACTGGATAGTGGACCTGAGCCGAAACGACttccagcagctgctgaagCAGCACGAGTTCACGCGTGAGCAGCTAGAGTTTGTCCATGATATGAGGAGACGCAGCAAAAACCGCCTCGCCGCCCAGCGCTGCCGCAAGAGAAAGCTGGACTGCATATACAACCTGCAGTGTGAAATCAACAAGCTG aagacagagagggagaagctgATCGTGGAGAAGAGCCACTTGAGTCAGCTGAAGCAGAAAACGTGTCGCAGCGTCTCGTCCTTGTGCCAGAGGGTCTGTGGCGAAGCCGGTCTGCAGCCGGAGCAGCTGCAGGTGCTGGCCAAATACACCTCCCCTGACTGCCCTCTGTCCTCCATACTTCCTCACATAGACAGACTTCTTTTACAGCACGGGATGCCACTCCAGCCCCAGGTATCGCTCGTGGGCCCCGACATGTACACGGAGCCCGAGGACGCTCCGTCCACCTCCGGCAGGGACACAGTCACAGGGCAGCGTTCGCTTTAG
- the rab38b gene encoding ras-related protein Rab-38 — MANHPSHSSNGMQGLRKEHLYKVLVIGDLGVGKTSIIRRYVHQTYSTNYRATIGVDFALKVLNWDSETVRLQLWDIAGQERFGNMTRVYYREAMGALIVFDVTRPTTFEAVIKWKEDLDSKLMLTNGQSIATVLLANKCDQGRELTNNGIKMDQFCKDHGFAGWFETSAKDNLNISEAANFLVKHIMATENDILKSVVPDTISPQLDSNRQISCSGCFK, encoded by the exons ATGGCCAATCACCCATCGCACTCATCCAACGGCATGCAGGGTCTACGGAAGGAGCACCTGTACAAGGTGCTGGTCATCGGAGACCTCGGGGTTGGGAAGACTTCCATCATCAGACGGTACGTCCATCAGACCTACTCCACGAACTACCGGGCCACCATCGGGGTGGACTTCGCCTTGAAAGTGTTGAACTGGGATTCCGAGACGGTCCGGCTTCAGCTGTGGGACATTGCAG GTCAGGAGCGCTTCGGGAACATGACGCGAGTTTACTACCGAGAAGCGATGGGAGCCCTCATCGTGTTCGACGTGACGCGGCCGACGACCTTCGAGGCCGTCATCAAGTGGAAGGAGGACCTGGATTCAAAGCTAATGCTGACTAACGGACAAAGCATCGCCACTGTGCTGCTGGCTAACAAGTGTGACCAGGGCAGGGAGTTGACCAACAACGGCATCAAAATGGACCAGTTCTGCAAAGACCACGGATTTGCCGGTTGGTTTGAGACGTCTGCTAAG GACAACCTCAACATCAGCGAAGCCGCAAACTTCCTGGTCAAGCACATCATGGCCACGGAGAACGACATCCTGAAATCCGTGGTACCGGACACCATCTCGCCGCAGCTCGACTCCAACAGGCAGATAAGCTGCTCCGGCTGCTTCAAGTAA
- the grm5a gene encoding glutamate receptor, metabotropic 5a encodes MAGGERKSTGMSRRLYVVLLAVIVFLGADLSWLGLKDQFGVRAQNNERRVLAHIPGDIIIGALFSVHHQPPADKVHERKCGAVREQYGIQRVEAMMHTLDRINADPTILPNITLGCEIRDSCWHSAVALEQSIEFIRDTLVSTEEEESQGKCTAEAGSLLVAGKKPIVGLIGPGSSSVAIQVQNLLQLFNIPQIAYSATSMDLSDKSLYKYFMRVVPSDMQQARAMVDIVKKYNWSYVSAIHTEGNYGESGMEAFKDMAAKEGICIAHSDKIYSNAGEQSFDKLLQKLRGHLPKARVVACFCEGMTVRGILMAMRRHGLVGEFLLVGSDGWADRYDVTDGYQKEAAGGITIKLKSAYVTWFDDYYLNLTPDNNQRNPWFPEFWQHRFQCRLRGHPQESTAFNRTCTWRESLRHQYAQDTKMGFVINAIYSMAYGLHAMQQTLCPGYKGLCEDMRPIDGRKLLEFLMKTNFTGVSGETILFDQNGDSPGRYEIMNFKHIGDDEYAYIHVGSWDQGGLKMNDEEIWSNNSDVIMSVCSEPCQKAQIKVIRKGEVSCCWTCTPCKENEYVFDEYTCRACILGSWPTDDLTGCEPIPVQYVLWGDPEPIAAVVFACLGLLATLFVTSVFIKFWDTPVVKSSSRELCYIILAGICLGYLCTFSLIAKPHIVYCYLQRLGIGLSPAMSYSALVTKTNRIARILAGSKKKICTKKPRFMSACAQLVIAFLLILLQLGIIVALLIIEPPQVIYDYPSIREVHLICNLTTLGVVAPLGYNGLLILSCTFYAFKTRNVPANFNEAKYIAFTMYTTCIIWLAFVPIYFGSNYKIITMCFSVSLSATVALCCMFVPKVYIMLAKPEKNVRSAFTTSTVVRMHVGDAKKATKTGKASSSMANLFRRGGSSQDNVSSNGKSVTWTQNEQSYRPNLWKRMSFHVKKKDPVEANQTAIIKPFSKGGDTPADCVVKEEPQLSPSFTCTPTQSPLPAVSQHVAKPRGLQGGEDGGEQVQVLPTYVPEHPAGVRRRVGDNNPTPQGVAVVDGGDISIIGVGDIGIGMIGGQTQGTTIMDQISCVVNRFTANISELNTMMLPGGATVSPPSTAAVPAAADTTPCPPQYLTPRNRQAPSSVTTYAEVSAVSSFCENRPAGKIYEHLAGTCGRRAKDMEELMALTPPSPFRDSSLSSNGSSPPSLSPASEAEYDQLLLKHYSQSSSSL; translated from the exons ATGGCAGGAGGTGAAAGGAAGAGCACAGGGATGAGCAGAAGGTTATACGTGGTGTTGTTAGCAGTGATCGTGTTTCTGGGAGCTGATCTGAGCTGGCTTGGCTTAAAAGACCAGTTTGGGGTCCGTGCCCAGAACAATGAGAGAAGAGTCCTCGCACATATCCCCGGTGACATCATCATAGGAGCCTTGTTCTCTGTCCACCATCAACCGCCTGCAgacaag GTTCATGAGCGTAAGTGCGGCGCAGTGCGTGAGCAGTATGGGATCCAGAGAGTGGAGGCCATGATGCACACTCTGGATCGAATCAATGCAGACCCCACTATCCTCCCGAACATCACCCTGGGCTGTGAGATCAG GGACTCATGCTGGCACTCTGCAGTGGCGCTGGAGCAGAGTATCGAGTTTATCCGGGACACATTGGTGtccactgaggaggaggagagccagGGCAAATGTACGGCGGAGGCAGGGAGCTTGCTTGTGGCGGGGAAGAAGCCCATCGTGGGACTGATTGGGCCGGGTTCTAGCTCCGTGGCCATCCAGGTGCAaaatctcctccagctcttcaaCATCCCACAGATAGCGTACTCAGCCACCAGCATGGATCTCAGTGACAAG AGCCTGTATAAATATTTCATGAGAGTGGTGCCATCAGATATGCAACAGGCCAGAGCCATGGTGGACATAGTCAAAAAATACAACTGGAGCTACGTGTCAGCGATACACACCGAGG GTAATTACGGTGAGAGCGGCATGGAGGCGTTTAAAGACATGGCGGCAAAAGAGGGGATCTGCATCGCGCACTCCGATAAGATATACAGCAACGCAGGGGAGCAGAGTTTTGACAAGCTGCTGCAGAAGCTGCGAGGCCACTTGCCCAAAGCCAGAGTGGTGGCCTGCTTCTGCGAGGGCATGACAGTCCGTGGCATACTGATGGCCATGAGGCGACACGGCTTGGTGGGAGAGTTTCTGCTGGTTGGAAG TGACGGCTGGGCCGACAGGTACGATGTGACTGACGGCTACCAGAAGGAAGCAGCAGGCGGAATCACGATAAAGCTGAAGTCTGCATATGTGACTTGGTTTGATGATTATTACCTGAACCTGACGCCTGACAACAACCAGAGGAACCCCTGGTTCCCTGAGTTCTGGCAGCACCGTTTCCAGTGCAGGTTGAGGGGACATCCTCAGGAGAGCACCGCGTTCAACCGCACGTGTACCT GGAGAGAGTCTTTACGCCATCAATACGCCCAAGACACCAAGATGGGCTTCGTCATAAATGCCATTTATTCTATGGCCTATGGTCTACATGCCATGCAGCAAACCCTCTGTCCAGGCTATAAG GGTCTGTGTGAGGACATGCGGCCCATCGATGGGCGCAAGCTTCTGGAGTTCCTGATGAAGACCAACTTTACAGGAGTGTCTGGGGAGACCATCCTCTTTGACCAGAACGGAGACTCGCCTGGCAG GTATGAAATCATGAACTTCAAGCACATAGGCGACGATGAGTACGCTTACATCCACGTGGGAAGCTGGGATCAGGGCGGCTTGAAGATGAACGATGAGGAAATCTGGAGTAACAACAGTGACGTCATCATGTCAGTCTGCTCCGAGCCCTGCCAGAAGGCACAGATCAAG GTGATCCGTAAAGGAGaggtgagctgctgctggacctGTACTCCCTGCAAGGAGAATGAGTATGTGTTCGACGAGTACACTTGTCGAGCCTGTATCCTGGGTTCCTGGCCCACGGATGACCTCACCG GCTGCGAGCCGATCCCGGTGCAGTATGTGCTGTGGGGGGATCCGGAGCCCATTGCTGCAGTGGTCTTCGCCTGTCTGGGTCTCCTGGCCACACTGTTTGTCACTTCTGTCTTTATAAA GTTTTGGGATACCCCTGTGGTCAAGTCATCCAGTCGGGAGCTGTGCTACATCATTCTGGCTGGAATATGTCTGGGCTACCTGTGCACCTTCAGCCTCATTGCCAAACCACACATAGTCTACTGCTACCTCCAGCGGCTGGGAATCGGCCTGTCTCCAGCCATGAGCTACTCCGCTCTAGTCACCAAG ACCAACCGTATAGCACGGATCTTGGCAGGGAGCAAGAAGAAGATCTGCACCAAGAAGCCGCGCTTTATGTCCGCCTGCGCACAATTGGTCATCGCCTTCCTACTCATACTGCTGCAGCTGGGAATTATTGTGGCTCTGCTTATCATAGAGCCACCAcag GTTATCTATGATTACCCCAGCATCCGTGAGGTACACTTGATCTGCAATCTGACCACTCTGGGGGTGGTGGCGCCGCTGGGCTACAATGGCCTGCTTATCCTCAGCTGCACCTTCTACGCCTTCAAG ACTCGTAATGTACCAGCTAACTTTAACGAGGCCAAGTATATTGCCTTCACCATGTACACTACGTGCATCATCTGGCTGGCCTTTGTCCCGATTTACTTTGGCTCCAACTACAAGATCATAACCATGTGCTTTAGTGTCAGCCTCAGTGCCACGGTGGCTCTGTGTTGCATGTTTGTCCCCAAG GTGTACATCATGCTAGCCAAGCCCGAGAAAAATGTCCGCAGTGCGTTCACTACATCCACGGTTGTGCGCATGCACGTGGGTGATGCCAAGAAAGCTACCAAGACCGGCAAAGCCTCGAGCAGCATGGCCAACTTGTTTCGACGCGGAGGCTCTTCGCAGGACAACGTTAG TTCCAATGGGAAATCTGTGACCTGGACACAGAACGAGCAGAGCTACAGGCCAAACCTGTGGAAAAGGATGTCCTTCCACGTCAAGAAAAAGGACCCAGTCGAGGCGAATCAGACGGCCATCATCAAGCCCTTCTCTAAAGGAGGAGACACGCCTGCGGACTGTGTCGTCAAAGAAGAGCCACAGCTGTCCCCGTCTTTCACCTGCACGCCCACTCAGTCGCCTCTTCCCGCCGTCAGCCAGCATGTGGCAAAGCCGAGGGGTCTCCAAGGGGGGGAGGATGGCGGCGAGCAGGTGCAGGTTTTACCTACCTACGTACCTGAGCACCCTGCTGGGGTCAGAAGAAGAGTTGGGGACAACAACCCCACACCCCAGGGTGTCGCTGTGGTGGATGGCGGGGATATCAGCATTATAGGCGTGGGTGACATCGGCATAGGGATGATTGGCGGCCAAACTCAGGGTACCACCATCATGGACCAAATCAGCTGCGTGGTTAACCGCTTCACCGCCAACATCAGTGAGCTGAACACCATGATGCTGCCGGGGGGCGCCACCGTCAGCCCGCCCTCCACCGCTGCCGTGCCCGCTGCTGCAGACACCACCCCCTGCCCGCCTCAGTACCTCACGCCCAGGAACAGACAGGCCCCCTCCAGTGTCACCACGTACGCCGAGGTAAGCGCCGTCTCCAGCTTCTGCGAGAATCGACCAGCCGGCAAGATTTACGAGCACCTGGCCGGGACTTGCGGGAGACGCGCCAAGGACATGGAGGAGCTGATGGCTCTGACGCCCCCTTCTCCGTTTAGGGACTCATCCCTGAGCTCCAATGGCagctctcccccctccctgtccCCAGCCTCCGAGGCTGAATATGACCAACTGCTGCTGAAACACTACAGCCAGAGCTCCTCCTCCCTTTAA
- the LOC125021303 gene encoding tyrosinase-like, producing the protein MFLLGIITLCLYFVPSRQQFPRLCATREALRTKECCPPWEGDGSACGSSSGRGFCGDVEVSDEPDGPQYPFSGLDDREKWPLVFYNRTCQCAWNFMGFNCADCKFGYFGENCNERRESLRRNVFHLSRAERSRLVSYLNLAKQTVSTDYVVATGTYREMENGSNPMFADVSVYDAFVWMHYYVSRNAVLGPGDVWTDVDFAHWAPAFLPWHRVYLLHWEHEIRKLSGDTSFTIPYWDWRDAQGCEVCTDELMGDRSPQDPSLISPRSVFSSWEVLCSQAGEYNERGVLCDATREGPLRRNPGNHNRDLVERLPTSAEVEFTLSLSNYDTGAMDRTANMSFRNILEGFGDPQTGLGNSSRRGMHAALHVYMNGSMSSVQGSANDPIFLLHHAYVDSIYEEWLRRHSPSPSQYPDSNAPIGHNSRYNMVPFLPLHRNRDFFISSKELGYEYSSLLDANQRLAESMRPYLEELRDVWPWLLLAGLCGGLVTTAAAVAVMAAKQRKRSLSWPNARRWKNLFALPERKPLLWSDETVETNPHNYHTTI; encoded by the exons ATGTTTTTACTGGGAATCATCACtctctgtttgtattttgtaccCAGCCGTCAGCAGTTCCCTCGTTTGTGCGCAACCCGGGAAGCCTTGCGCACCAAGGAGTGCTGTCCGCCTTGGGAGGGCGACGGCTCGGCCTGCGGTTCCAGCTCGGGCCGGGGCTTTTGCGGGGACGTGGAAGTCTCGGATGAACCCGACGGGCCGCAGTACCCCTTCTCCGGGTTGGACGACAGAGAGAAATGGCCCCTGGTGTTCTACAACCGGACTTGTCAGTGTGCGTGGAACTTCATGGGATTCAACTGCGCGGACTGTAAGTTTGGCTACTTTGGAGAAAACTGCAACGAGAGAAGGGAGTCTCTCAGGAGGAACGTATTCCACCTGTCTAGGGCCGAGAGGAGCAGACTTGTATCTTACCTGAACTTGGCCAAGCAGACAGTGAGTACGGACTATGTGGTGGCCACGGGCACCTACAGGGAGATGGAAAATGGCTCCAACCCGATGTTCGCTGATGTGTCCGTGTACGATGCGTTTGTGTGGATGCACTACTACGTGTCCAGGAACGCGGTGCTAGGGCCAGGGGACGTGTGGACCGATGTTGACTTTGCCCACTGGGCGCCCGCGTTTCTCCCGTGGCACCGCGTTTACTTGCTGCACTGGGAGCACGAGATCAGGAAGCTGAGCGGAGACACGAGCTTCACCATCCCATACTGGGACTGGAGGGACGCCCAGGGCTGTGAAGTGTGTACGGATGAGCTGATGGGGGACCGCAGCCCCCAGGATCCGTCCCTCATCAGCCCGAGATCGGTCTTTTCTTCCTGGGAG GTCCTGTGTTCCCAAGCCGGGGAATACAACGAAAGAGGTGTGTTGTGTGATGCCACGCGAGAAGGCCCACTTCGCCGTAACCCTGGAAACCACAACCGTGACTTGGTTGAACGTTTACCGACTTCGGCAGAGGTGGAGTTCACTCTCAGCCTGTCCAACTATGACACCGGAGCAATGGACCGCACTGCCAACATGAGCTTCAGGAACATTCTGGAAG GATTTGGGGACCCTCAGACCGGGTTAGGAAACAGTTCTCGTAGGGGAATGCATGCGGCTCTGCATGTCTACATGAATGGGTCCATGTCCTCGGTGCAGGGCTCTGCAAATGATCCCATATTCCTTCTTCACCACGCTTATGTTGACAG CATTTATGAGGAATGGCTCAGGAGGCACAGTCCATCTCCATCCCAGTATCCAGACTCTAATGCTCCTATAGGGCACAACAGCAGATACAACATGGTGCCGTTCCTGCCCCTCCACAGAAACAGGGACTTCTTTATTTCCAGCAAGGAGCTGGGATATGAATACTCCAGCCTGCTGGATGCCA ACCAGAGGCTAGCTGAGTCCATGCGTCCTTACCTGGAGGAGCTGCGCGACGTTTGGCCCTGGCTGCTGCTCGCAGGGCTCTGCGGGGGACTCGTGACGACAGCCGCAGCCGTTGCTGTCATGGCTGCAAAACAGCGAAAGAGAAGCCTGTCTTGGCCGAATGCAAGGAGGTGGAAAAACTTATTTGCCCTCCCAGAAAGGAAGCCCCTTCTCTGGAGTGATGAAACTGTGGAAACTAATCCCCATAACTACCACACAACTATATGA